AACGCTATGCTAGTATTTCCTGTTTAGACTTTGTTCCGTGCGGCAGTATGACGTTTCCGATTACGCCACCCGTTCCGTTTGTATCCTGCCTTTTAGTGTTGGTCTTGAATTCTCCAACTTGCTACTCGACAACATAAACAATTTCACGGAATCCGCTTGAAGGGAACTATTAAAAAGCTTATATTTGACTTAAAAAACAGCAACTTGATTAAACTTGTGAGCGCCAGATTCAGAGATGCGCAAACGGCGGTCACAATCGACGTTTATATCGATATATGGCCTTAACCCTTATGTGTTAACCCATTCCTGTTATGGGTCATACATTAAATTTCTTATATTAATCCTATAGGTTATTACTGTCCTGTTGCTAAGTTAAAGAtgaacaataaattaaatatatatgtgtttattatataaattgatTCAACGGATTACGTTTGCCAACTATCGAATCGCAGTGCAAACGATGTCACTGTATCGATAAGTCGATTGCCCGCGGCGAACAGAGCATTTAACATCAGACTTAACAGCGAGTGCTCTGCTGCGCTGCGCGCACttaacatttgcattttgttttgttcgtAGTTTATCAATTCGAGTCGAGATACTTTTGTGTTTCACCTACGTATCACACCCGACCGATTCTTCCCATGCACGGATCTGTGGCAGATCACCTGGCGGACCGAACGAGCCTGCAGAACCGCCCAGAAAGTAGCTCCTCTCCGCTGGGACTGGGATGTGCGCAAAGCATTTAAATTGTGAACACTTCCGTATGATTGCGATTCCTCGGATGTGGATGACCGCTCCGTTCCCGCGCCACCTAGTCGAGGAGTAAACCTGCCAGGGAGCACCTAGTGGAATTCATTTCGGAGGCGACATGCTCGCGTACACCCACGTAAGTCCAATGCGCATGCAGCTCTGCTAGTGTATGGGTGTACCTGTAGCAGGAGGGGTAGGGGTATGGACATGGGCATGCCGATACTGATATTGTGTTTATAATCTCGAAAGCACTCTAAATTGCTCCGAGGGAGGGGTGCTGCTAGTGAGGTTATACTACCCATGGCTCTATATTTTATACCACACCCAGTTATTATACTCATACAGCATAGGTATTTCTCATATTGTAGTTGTGAAAAGAAGCGCATTTGCCTTGAAATCAGAGGCCATCTTTAGTTAATCCTCGTATCCTCACACGCTATGGAACATTTAAGCCAAAAAGGAAATGTTTTCCATACCAAACCTATTATTGGCCTATGGTAATACCAAACTGTTATGCTGTTTTGACCAGCCAAAGATCTGGAAATAGCCCccttccacttccactccaTGCCGAAGCCGACAATTTGCCACCAACCGACACCGACCCGCCCACAATTGCTGCCTAACACAATTAATCtttttattgcccttttaTCACATACGATTCGTTAATTAATTGCCGAATTAGCATGGCAGTGTTGTTGGCAGTTGGCCCGCAAGACGCTAAATCGAGTGGGCAAACAATTAGAAACCAGTTGGATACCGAAGACCCTCCCGACTCCCAGAGCCGCAGGCCCAGCAACTTATGCGTACAGGGTGTGCCTCACTTACCCTAATTACGGCAATTGGAGGACGAGCCAGGCCAAGCCCTCGTCGGTCTAATTCGATTTGCAAACAAACGCGTCTGGTgtagcaaatatttgcatatgtaTGTCCAACGTGCGACACGGcgtttttcccatttccccacTCGATTCGCTTTAACGCGCCCTTTgattgtcgttgtcgttgcaGGGCACAtggctcctgctcctgctgctccttgtAGCAGGCGCATGCGCGCGGCCAGAAATAGCACACACACCGGATCCGGCTGCACTAGGCGAGGAGTCTACTCCACATGCACACGCACATCCACAGGCTCGCCATCATCACCATGCCCATCCCCATGCGCCGCTGAAGGAAGATGAGCAGGGAACAGCAATACCTGCTCCCATCCTAACAACTGATAACGTGGGCATTGGGGAAACCACGACGGCATCAAGTTTGGCCGAGACGCAAAGCATGTCCGATCCGGGATCTGTGACAGACACAACATCCACAAGCACATCGCACTCCACCTCGACCACGTCGACCACTTCGCCCGCACCCCTTCCGCCGGCTGCTCCCGAACAGCCCGAGTATCTGAAGCACTGCTTCTATGCAGAAGAGCAGCTGTGTGGCCACACCTTTGACGGACGAGCCGAAACCTCCGAGGGCCAGGGCTCGACAGTCGCGCAGTCGGAAGCCCAGAACCGAGGAGGACAGGGGAACAGCCAGTGCCAGTGCAGGGAGCACCCGACGCGGCCAAACTCCTGGTACTGCTGCAACATATCGCAGCTGACGATGATCTCAAGCTGCAGCAACATATCCAAGTGGACCAACCTGCACGTGCGCAACATGACTGTGGAGGACATGGACCTCTCCAATCCAATATTCCGATCCCTGCAGTCGCTTGCCGTGACGGACGGCAATATCACTCGACTGGTGAACGCCTTTCCGCGGCTCTCGGCTCTTAAGTGCCTAAACATATCAAACAACAACATCTCGGAGATCCACTCGAGGGCGGTGAAGGACGTGCCCCATCTGGAGTTCTTCGGCATGTCGAACAACAATCTCTCGCTGGTGCCTCACCGAAACCAGAACAAGAACATTACGCTGGATATCAGGTGAGTAAGGCCATATGTTTAGAAAAGGAAGAGGCCTAACCAAACGATTCTTTTCAGTGGCAACATGCGCATGCTGTGCACTCCGCTAAACGAGATAATATACACCGAATCTATTAATTTCCTGAACCCGAAGCACTCCTACTGTCAGTATAACGCCACACACACCTGGTTTCAGTCCACGGACAAGGTGTCCGTGGAGCAGCTGGAGAACAGAAAGCGGTGTGTGACTAATTGTCCGGTTATTCCGAACTACGGCAGCTGCAATTGTACGCTGGAGAATATTATGATCATACAGGACAACCAGTCGAAGCCCCAGTGCCACGTAGACTGTTCCAATCTTGGCCTGGTGGAGCTACCCCAAAGACTGCCGGACAACACATTTATGCTCAATATCACAAACAACAAGATAACCAGCCTGGGCGATTACTTCCATACCAATCCCACCTACCACAATATTAACCGTCTCTTGGCCGATAACAACCAGATATCCTCCATCTATGAGTTCGAGGGTACCAAGTTCATCGAAACCTTTCAGCGCATCTACATGCGAAACAATTCGCTGAGCAAGGTGAGTGCTCTGACCTACTAATGTACCAATCCCTAAAACAAACTGTATCTTTCTACAACGATATAGATTCCGGAGTACTTTCTCAACAATGCCCTGATGGACTCTGGCCTGGGCCGTCGTATTTACCTGGCAGGCAACAAGCTGCAGTGCGACTGCAACTCGGCAAAGACGCTGCAAAATTGGCTTAAGGAGCGTAGCTCCGATATACCCGACTATATGGAGATACGCTGTCGCAACATGCCCCAGAGAGTCATCGAACTGCAGGAGGCCAAACTATGCCAGTCCCCACCAGACTGGACCGATTACATATACTATTTAATAGCCGCCGaggtcctgctgctgctcgccCTTATTACCAAGGTGTCCTACGACTATTGGGTCTTCAAGACGGCTGGCTATCTGCCCTGGCCGGCCAGTAAAATGCCCAAGTTGCCATGCGATTGGCTGTGCGAATCGTAGAGCCAGAGTGGAGAGTAAGATGGCCAGTTGGTCAAACAGACGGCCAGACTGTGACACAATCACATGACAGAGCGTATTCTCATACGTGTCCTACCTTTATATGTATCCGACTGTATCTGCGGAACCGTGTGCCTTCTATATTCATACATATGTGAACGATTTTTGTGGTGTGTAGCCTTAAGAACAGTGTGCATGCACTTGACGATTTGTAGTGGGTGCGGTGGATCTGGAAGTATAAAATGGAGGAGTAACGTTGATCAGCACCATTGCTTAGGGTCGTGAGCTTAGTCAGCCTACTTACATGTGGCAATAAATCAATAGAGAAACTCGTGTTCGGAGTTCATTTTACGAATGATATTTATTGTTGTGGTTTGTTGTGATTTAAatagaataattattattaagaaaaaaatacgCACTTCCAACTCTTCCGATGCAGCTGCAATTTGAATTGAGCTCTGCATCTCCCTTCTCCCAGTGGGGCGagggttttggtttggttttagatCGCCATTAGATCGTTATTAGATCGTGATCGTGATCGCGATGCTAAATACCTGTGTAGgcgtgtgagtgtgtatgtgtgtggtgTGTAGTGTAGTGTGATTCGGTGTATTGTGCCTTTTGGGAATATAAGTGGGGTCACGATGCCTTCGATTTGGCCACGTGCCCTGGTTTAACTTTATACTTAAATATGTTGACTTGGTATTATTAGGGGACTCTTTAACACTGCCTTTCGCATAGGTTGTTATTTATTATCGTCGTATTTCATCGTATTCATCATCGTAGGCATGTATATATGTTCTTTTAAATGTGTATTCGTTGCGTGGTTTTGcatgtaaatat
The DNA window shown above is from Drosophila melanogaster chromosome X and carries:
- the hfw gene encoding halfway, isoform B, which produces MLAYTHGTWLLLLLLLVAGACARPEIAHTPDPAALGEESTPHAHAHPQARHHHHAHPHAPLKEDEQGTAIPAPILTTDNVGIGETTTASSLAETQSMSDPGSVTDTTSTSTSHSTSTTSTTSPAPLPPAAPEQPEYLKHCFYAEEQLCGHTFDGRAETSEGQGSTVAQSEAQNRGGQGNSQCQCREHPTRPNSWYCCNISQLTMISSCSNISKWTNLHVRNMTVEDMDLSNPIFRSLQSLAVTDGNITRLVNAFPRLSALKCLNISNNNISEIHSRAVKDVPHLEFFGMSNNNLSLVPHRNQNKNITLDISGNMRMLCTPLNEIIYTESINFLNPKHSYCQYNATHTWFQSTDKVSVEQLENRKRCVTNCPVIPNYGSCNCTLENIMIIQDNQSKPQCHVDCSNLGLVELPQRLPDNTFMLNITNNKITSLGDYFHTNPTYHNINRLLADNNQISSIYEFEGTKFIETFQRIYMRNNSLSKIPEYFLNNALMDSGLGRRIYLAGNKLQCDCNSAKTLQNWLKERSSDIPDYMEIRCRNMPQRVIELQEAKLCQSPPDWTDYIYYLIAAEVLLLLALITKVSYDYWVFKTAGYLPWPASKMPKLPCDWLCES